The Raoultibacter phocaeensis genome includes a window with the following:
- a CDS encoding cation-translocating P-type ATPase encodes MKPWYSTPAKTALEELNANPDTGLTESEVRARYEQYGPNEYAKPEQDGIVKMVLTQFKDLANVILLLAGFLSLALAIREGHGYLEPIVIFAIIVMNIALAVSQERGAEKALEALQSLSNPTCYVLRDGSRVEIETASAVPGDILILRTGDFVAADARIVSSTGLFVDESSLTGESEPAEKSSAPIDEDEAPLGDQTSMVFAGCLVTAGNAIAVITATGMDTEMGRIAGFLNNSQKIQTPLQKRLNRVSRMITIVAIVSAIVLVVVGLRQGEEFWMLMLAAVSLAVAAVPETLQLIVTLSLTHSVRKMVDQHALVRKLPAVETLGNTSIICSDKTGTLTQNRMTVQRLWIPGADPFAAEDPLSDEQARFLERLALASNATIEPVEPGSEDAEEGKPYRIVGDATESAIIRLLIEKGIDLSELRRAWPRIGEVPFSSDRKMMSSIHECPSGGYLVITKGAFDRLPFADDGAEAAAKRTAMHDAFADDALRLIALGSAHVEKLPEDGSFEELERNLTFGGLIGLIDPPRPEAAEAIAVAKRAGIRTIMITGDHAATAGAIAHELGLIGANDKVVTGRELSAMSDETLTENIGDYSVYARVSPEDKIRIVEAWQEHDEVVAMTGDGVNDAPALKAADVGVAMGQAGTEVAKSASDIVLTDDNFATIVAAVKEGRNVFDNIRKTLYFLLVCNMSEIAIILGAQLAGWGIALTPVMLLLINVLGDGIPGLSLAREEGDDRLMCRKPIARDESFFSGGLTKVIVQQALAFAVVGLVAYYLGSFVHLPGGTAPSQEVGQTMAFLVIAFTSILHIFTVRTRRSVFRRTIRDNMTMLYSALAMIALFTLMALIPPFGAIFGILPIGPVDWLVVIVLSVVPTIVAELFKLWDNRCESAAYRRRVVKHDIDDERFCL; translated from the coding sequence ATGAAGCCCTGGTACAGCACGCCTGCGAAAACCGCTCTCGAGGAGTTAAACGCCAATCCCGATACCGGATTAACCGAAAGCGAAGTACGCGCGCGGTACGAGCAGTACGGACCGAACGAGTATGCAAAGCCCGAGCAGGATGGCATCGTAAAGATGGTGCTCACCCAGTTCAAAGATCTTGCGAACGTGATCCTTCTGCTCGCCGGCTTCCTCTCGCTCGCCCTTGCCATTCGCGAAGGTCACGGCTACCTCGAACCCATAGTCATCTTCGCCATCATCGTCATGAACATCGCCCTCGCCGTCTCACAGGAGCGCGGAGCCGAAAAGGCTCTCGAAGCGTTGCAAAGCCTGAGCAATCCGACGTGTTACGTGCTGCGCGACGGATCGCGCGTCGAGATCGAAACCGCAAGCGCGGTCCCCGGAGACATCCTCATACTCCGCACGGGCGACTTCGTCGCCGCCGATGCGCGCATCGTGTCAAGCACGGGGCTCTTCGTCGATGAATCATCGCTCACGGGCGAAAGCGAACCCGCTGAGAAGAGCAGTGCGCCGATCGATGAAGACGAAGCGCCGCTCGGCGATCAGACCTCGATGGTTTTCGCTGGGTGCCTGGTTACCGCCGGAAACGCGATCGCCGTCATTACCGCCACGGGTATGGATACCGAAATGGGCAGGATCGCAGGGTTCCTCAACAATTCCCAGAAGATCCAAACCCCCTTGCAGAAACGCCTCAACCGCGTGAGCCGCATGATCACGATCGTCGCCATCGTATCGGCGATCGTGCTCGTAGTGGTCGGACTTCGGCAAGGCGAAGAGTTCTGGATGCTCATGCTTGCCGCTGTATCGTTGGCCGTTGCCGCCGTCCCCGAAACGCTGCAGCTCATCGTCACGCTTTCGCTCACCCATAGCGTGCGCAAGATGGTCGACCAGCACGCGCTCGTACGAAAGCTTCCCGCTGTCGAGACGCTCGGCAATACCTCGATCATCTGCTCGGACAAAACGGGGACGCTTACCCAAAACCGCATGACCGTCCAAAGGCTTTGGATTCCGGGAGCCGATCCGTTCGCCGCAGAAGATCCTCTTTCCGACGAACAAGCGCGTTTTCTTGAACGCCTTGCCCTCGCAAGCAACGCAACGATCGAGCCCGTCGAGCCAGGTAGCGAAGATGCCGAGGAAGGAAAACCCTACCGTATCGTCGGCGATGCCACCGAAAGCGCCATTATTCGCCTGCTGATCGAGAAGGGTATCGACCTCAGCGAGCTGCGTCGTGCCTGGCCGCGCATCGGCGAGGTGCCGTTCTCGTCAGATCGCAAGATGATGTCGAGCATTCACGAATGCCCTTCGGGGGGATACCTCGTCATCACCAAGGGCGCCTTCGACCGACTGCCGTTTGCCGACGATGGAGCCGAAGCCGCCGCCAAACGCACGGCGATGCACGATGCTTTCGCCGACGACGCCCTTCGGCTCATCGCACTCGGAAGCGCTCATGTCGAGAAGCTGCCCGAAGACGGCTCCTTCGAAGAACTCGAGCGCAACCTGACGTTCGGCGGCCTCATAGGCCTCATCGATCCACCGCGCCCTGAAGCGGCAGAGGCCATCGCCGTAGCGAAGCGGGCCGGCATCCGCACGATCATGATCACAGGCGACCACGCGGCAACCGCAGGCGCGATCGCGCACGAGCTGGGGCTGATCGGCGCGAACGACAAGGTGGTCACCGGCCGCGAACTCTCCGCCATGAGCGACGAGACGCTCACTGAAAACATCGGCGATTATTCGGTGTACGCCCGCGTGTCACCCGAGGACAAGATACGTATCGTCGAAGCATGGCAGGAGCATGACGAAGTGGTCGCCATGACCGGCGACGGCGTGAACGACGCCCCCGCCCTCAAGGCAGCCGACGTGGGCGTTGCCATGGGCCAGGCCGGCACCGAGGTGGCGAAAAGCGCCTCCGACATCGTGCTTACCGATGACAACTTCGCCACGATCGTTGCCGCCGTCAAAGAAGGCAGAAACGTGTTCGACAACATCCGTAAAACGCTGTACTTCCTTCTCGTGTGCAATATGTCGGAAATCGCCATCATCCTGGGAGCCCAGCTTGCAGGTTGGGGCATCGCGCTCACCCCCGTCATGCTGCTGCTCATAAACGTACTTGGCGACGGCATACCAGGCTTGAGCCTCGCCCGCGAAGAGGGCGATGACCGTCTCATGTGCCGCAAGCCCATCGCACGTGACGAAAGCTTCTTCAGCGGCGGTCTTACGAAGGTCATCGTGCAGCAGGCGCTTGCATTTGCCGTGGTGGGCCTTGTCGCGTACTACCTCGGCTCGTTCGTGCACCTTCCCGGCGGCACTGCCCCCTCCCAAGAGGTTGGCCAGACGATGGCGTTTCTCGTGATCGCGTTCACGAGCATCCTGCACATCTTCACGGTTCGCACGCGCCGCTCGGTGTTTCGCCGCACGATCCGCGACAACATGACGATGCTCTATAGCGCTCTTGCCATGATCGCGCTGTTCACCCTCATGGCGCTTATCCCGCCGTTCGGTGCGATATTCGGCATCCTGCCCATCGGGCCCGTAGATTGGCTCGTGGTTATCGTATTGAGCGTGGTGCCCACAATCGTGGCCGAGCTGTTCAAGCTCTGGGATAACCGCTGCGAGTCAGCAGCATACCGCCGTCGCGTCGTGAAGCACGACATCGACGACGAGCGCTTCTGCTTGTAG
- a CDS encoding CPBP family intramembrane glutamic endopeptidase — MSTRDFGIPEQTAHVPQMQTPFPPASVPQKREGIGIRLWRAAYPVLLVLGVQAVAGFVLGMLIAANPQLYRMTSDFDLLWLVLVATVASQIAAVPFLVAFRIMDENRLRAKGVWKRYRLPNFGYLALCLGIGIGMALLALCLFELIGLGDDGTQVVMFASHPFVSILVIGLIGPAVEELVFRVLLFGRLREWMGPVSAGLLSALVFTLAHGNEIQGVTAFFYGLALAFVYEKFKTFWAPFLLHAGVNSTVVLTAVVGRGFLVGATLPFVALASAAVVVGLVFVAYRARLPKERE; from the coding sequence ATGAGTACGAGGGACTTTGGTATACCCGAACAAACGGCGCACGTGCCGCAGATGCAGACCCCCTTCCCGCCCGCATCCGTTCCTCAAAAACGGGAGGGCATCGGCATCAGGCTGTGGCGGGCGGCGTATCCTGTGCTGCTCGTGCTCGGCGTGCAAGCGGTTGCGGGGTTCGTGCTCGGCATGCTGATCGCCGCGAATCCTCAGCTGTACCGCATGACGAGCGACTTCGACCTCCTTTGGCTCGTTCTCGTGGCCACGGTTGCTTCGCAGATTGCAGCGGTCCCGTTTCTCGTCGCGTTTCGCATCATGGACGAAAATCGGCTTCGGGCAAAGGGCGTGTGGAAGCGCTACCGGCTGCCGAACTTCGGCTACCTCGCGTTGTGCTTGGGGATCGGAATCGGCATGGCGCTTCTGGCCTTGTGCCTGTTCGAGCTGATCGGGCTCGGAGACGACGGAACGCAAGTGGTCATGTTCGCCTCGCACCCCTTTGTTTCCATTCTTGTGATCGGGCTTATAGGCCCCGCAGTTGAAGAGCTGGTGTTTCGCGTTCTCTTATTCGGAAGGCTTCGCGAATGGATGGGCCCCGTGTCGGCTGGCTTACTTTCGGCCCTCGTGTTCACGCTTGCTCATGGCAACGAGATCCAGGGGGTCACCGCGTTTTTCTACGGCCTTGCACTCGCGTTCGTGTACGAGAAGTTCAAAACGTTCTGGGCTCCGTTTCTTCTGCATGCGGGCGTCAATTCGACGGTGGTGCTGACGGCGGTTGTCGGCCGCGGGTTCCTCGTCGGGGCGACGCTGCCGTTTGTGGCCCTAGCGAGCGCGGCGGTGGTCGTTGGTTTGGTGTTCGTTGCCTATCGCGCCCGCCTTCCGAAAGAGAGGGAATAG
- a CDS encoding PGN_0703 family putative restriction endonuclease has product MDFPTTVVEAIKRQYEATSTCRAFGGCASEAMAPYYVMHLEDNLIEPMAPCHREEYALGAGIELDEKMRALRSSSAMTFNLLGNHRVEVSDPLLAPVGRYEVNYEYQLSTLRSNPNKANLDARLLAEDRSTVVYCEMKMAEWMLGWMKMLRASYLDPARYLIPRCEAQVFIDLFEQLVAGHPNRKGSRKTRFSRFDALQMAKHLLAIYSNLDAEEASSIKLITCIWEVRDTSVLAPYERKYESWLAIERREFSEFARAALPVLALFEKRGFDLVIEYVPFDRFLACLSKTDEQQRKLARYLM; this is encoded by the coding sequence ATGGATTTTCCTACAACGGTAGTCGAAGCGATCAAGAGACAATACGAGGCAACGAGCACGTGCAGGGCGTTCGGCGGATGCGCAAGCGAGGCTATGGCCCCGTACTACGTTATGCATCTCGAAGACAACCTTATCGAACCCATGGCCCCGTGCCATCGCGAAGAGTACGCGCTCGGTGCTGGGATCGAGCTCGATGAGAAGATGCGTGCGCTCAGATCATCCTCGGCGATGACGTTCAATCTGCTGGGAAACCATCGTGTCGAGGTGTCCGATCCGCTGCTCGCGCCCGTCGGCCGCTACGAGGTGAACTACGAGTACCAGCTTTCCACCTTGCGAAGCAATCCGAACAAGGCGAACCTCGATGCGCGGCTGCTCGCCGAAGATCGGAGTACGGTCGTGTACTGCGAGATGAAGATGGCCGAATGGATGCTCGGATGGATGAAAATGCTTCGCGCATCGTATCTCGATCCTGCTCGGTATCTGATACCGCGGTGCGAAGCACAGGTGTTCATCGATCTGTTCGAGCAGCTCGTTGCCGGGCATCCGAACAGGAAAGGCTCGCGCAAGACGCGGTTTTCCCGGTTCGACGCGCTGCAGATGGCAAAGCACCTGCTTGCGATCTACAGCAACCTCGATGCCGAAGAAGCTTCTTCGATCAAGCTGATAACCTGTATATGGGAGGTGCGCGATACGTCTGTATTGGCCCCCTACGAGCGCAAGTACGAAAGCTGGCTGGCCATCGAACGGCGCGAGTTCTCGGAATTTGCCCGGGCGGCGTTGCCCGTACTCGCTTTGTTTGAAAAACGCGGGTTCGATTTGGTGATCGAGTACGTACCGTTCGATCGCTTTTTAGCCTGCCTGAGCAAAACTGACGAGCAGCAAAGAAAGCTTGCGCGGTATCTCATGTGA
- a CDS encoding PAS domain-containing protein has protein sequence MLEQSNDGARTPKTAAADSVFQNGSRSAQELACITEDSLLEEYNMLMSALHVSVSKHLFTERFEVVWANDFYYAMTGYTREEYERLFENCCGMYFQNDPEEYAKLSAKVMKAFEAGEPGYECLLHMRQKGDSFTWIHVVGKFTNELIDGMPVIYSTFTNVDDVVQIERERSIAYDNIPGFIARYRVGEHGLSLLYGNDRFAEFSAPSVRPRCNDCCKAT, from the coding sequence ATGCTCGAGCAATCAAACGACGGCGCGCGTACACCTAAGACAGCTGCTGCCGACAGCGTTTTTCAAAACGGGTCGCGAAGCGCTCAGGAACTTGCGTGCATAACCGAAGACTCGCTGCTTGAAGAATACAACATGCTCATGAGCGCCCTGCACGTATCGGTAAGCAAGCATCTGTTCACCGAGCGTTTCGAAGTCGTATGGGCGAACGATTTCTATTACGCGATGACGGGATACACGCGAGAAGAGTACGAGCGCCTCTTCGAAAACTGCTGCGGGATGTACTTTCAGAACGATCCCGAAGAATACGCAAAGCTTTCTGCCAAAGTCATGAAAGCGTTTGAAGCGGGCGAGCCTGGATACGAATGCCTCTTGCATATGCGCCAAAAGGGCGATTCGTTTACCTGGATCCATGTGGTCGGCAAGTTCACGAATGAGCTGATCGACGGCATGCCCGTCATTTACTCCACCTTTACCAACGTCGACGATGTCGTGCAGATAGAACGAGAGCGCTCCATCGCATACGACAACATACCGGGCTTCATCGCCCGCTACCGCGTCGGCGAACACGGTCTTTCGCTTTTGTACGGCAACGATCGGTTCGCCGAGTTTTCGGCCCCATCGGTACGCCCGAGATGCAACGACTGCTGCAAAGCAACGTGA
- a CDS encoding putative bifunctional diguanylate cyclase/phosphodiesterase, protein MLNDEVISEHYPAMREGASLSFEAEAISIRGEHAFFRIFADCVSYIEGDPVYLVLYLDTTEAIEQRNRAEKTALELRDLAFVDPVTGGRNRTSFEADAGAAIQAAPPNSYALVAIDIDKFKVVNDQFGLAQGDAVLKTLYEQLSGCIGEGEFAGRISADVFNLLIRAESNDRLEARIESMVADANRHMVIDTAHAYLLTVTAGVYLIDEPDLPMMQIQDRANVARKKAGDKRVNKLCLFHYYSNDDRIKLAKDKDIESRMHTALANREFVAYLQPKLDLQTNTVAGAEALVRWNDPENGLIPPNDFIPLFERNGFIVELDLYMFEQTCSLLKSWHDDGKRAIPISVNLSRMHLRDPHFLDSFEAIRQRYAVPASLIEFELTETLVFENPQMLSGVIDDIHAAGYTCSMDDFGSGYSSLNVLKNLTVDTLKLDRVFFDEPNMEDSRGADIVGIAIELAKRLGMKTVAEGVETERQRAFLAEAGCDMIQGYLYSRPAPLEEFEKLAFGTA, encoded by the coding sequence ATGCTCAACGATGAAGTCATTTCAGAGCACTACCCCGCTATGCGCGAGGGAGCCTCGCTTTCGTTCGAGGCCGAAGCGATCAGCATCCGCGGCGAGCACGCCTTCTTCCGCATATTCGCTGACTGCGTTTCCTATATCGAAGGCGATCCTGTGTACCTTGTACTCTATCTCGACACAACCGAAGCCATCGAACAGCGCAATCGCGCCGAAAAGACTGCGCTCGAACTGCGCGACCTCGCGTTCGTCGATCCTGTCACCGGCGGGCGCAACCGCACGAGCTTCGAGGCAGATGCCGGGGCCGCCATACAGGCAGCTCCCCCGAATTCCTATGCGCTTGTGGCCATCGATATCGACAAATTCAAGGTAGTAAACGATCAGTTCGGCCTCGCCCAAGGCGATGCGGTGCTGAAAACACTCTACGAGCAGCTCTCCGGATGCATCGGCGAAGGCGAGTTCGCCGGGCGTATCTCTGCCGACGTATTTAACCTCCTGATCAGAGCCGAGTCCAATGACCGTCTCGAGGCGCGCATCGAGAGCATGGTCGCCGATGCGAACCGGCATATGGTGATCGACACCGCTCACGCCTACCTGCTTACCGTAACCGCCGGAGTCTATCTGATCGACGAACCGGATCTGCCCATGATGCAGATACAGGATCGCGCGAACGTCGCGCGCAAGAAGGCAGGCGACAAGCGCGTCAACAAACTCTGCCTGTTCCACTACTACAGCAACGACGATCGCATCAAGCTTGCGAAGGACAAGGACATCGAGAGCAGGATGCATACAGCGCTCGCAAACAGGGAGTTCGTGGCCTACCTGCAACCGAAGCTCGATTTGCAGACCAACACCGTTGCCGGAGCCGAAGCGCTTGTGCGCTGGAACGATCCCGAAAACGGCCTTATTCCCCCGAACGATTTCATCCCGCTGTTTGAGCGCAACGGCTTCATTGTCGAACTCGACCTCTACATGTTCGAGCAGACGTGCTCGCTGCTCAAGTCATGGCACGATGACGGAAAACGCGCCATCCCGATTTCAGTGAACCTCTCGCGCATGCACCTGAGGGATCCCCACTTCCTCGATAGCTTCGAAGCCATACGGCAGCGATACGCCGTACCTGCTTCGCTCATCGAATTCGAGCTGACCGAAACGCTCGTGTTCGAGAATCCCCAGATGCTCTCGGGGGTCATCGACGACATCCACGCGGCGGGCTATACCTGTTCGATGGATGATTTCGGCAGCGGGTACTCCTCGCTCAACGTGCTGAAGAACCTCACCGTCGACACGCTCAAGCTCGACCGCGTCTTCTTCGACGAGCCGAATATGGAAGACAGCCGCGGTGCAGACATCGTAGGCATAGCAATCGAACTCGCAAAGCGGCTCGGGATGAAAACCGTCGCCGAAGGCGTCGAAACCGAACGGCAGCGCGCGTTTCTCGCCGAAGCAGGATGCGACATGATCCAGGGCTATCTGTACTCGCGGCCCGCCCCCCTCGAGGAGTTCGAAAAACTCGCGTTCGGCACCGCGTAA
- a CDS encoding citrate/2-methylcitrate synthase: MNEEEKKFALYQNFQKVNSIDPEFFEQYQVKRGLRNPDGTGVVAGVTNIANVHGYVVSDGVKTPDEGQLRYRGYDLYDLLEDDSSERRFSFEEVAYLLLMGELPTQEQLDRFVSVIDSQRELPDGFTASLIMRNTPPDIMNILSRSILLLYAFDEDAEDRSPQHEIHTAISLISRLPRIMVLAYYAQRAKYYNESMIMHRFVPGQSTAETILSMLRPDRSFTPDEARMLDIMLCLHAEHGGGNNSTFTTRVITSADTDAYSTYAAAIGSLKGWKHGGANHQVLAMQKEIKEHVADWSDDGQVADYLAKIVNKEAFDKTGLVYGMGHAVYTISDPRAIICKKFAERLAEGTEFEAEFNLLKSIERLAPEVILKEKGTSKDMCANVDMYSGFVYSMMGIPEDLFTPLFACARMSGWAAHRFEEIVSGKRIIRPAYKTTHSGKRAYKVIGER; this comes from the coding sequence ATGAACGAAGAAGAGAAAAAATTCGCGCTCTATCAGAACTTTCAGAAGGTCAATTCCATCGATCCGGAATTTTTCGAACAGTATCAGGTAAAGCGCGGTCTGCGCAATCCCGACGGCACGGGCGTCGTTGCCGGCGTTACGAACATAGCTAACGTGCACGGCTACGTGGTTTCCGATGGCGTGAAGACTCCCGATGAGGGGCAGTTGCGCTACCGAGGCTATGATCTGTACGATCTGCTTGAAGACGATTCGAGTGAGCGCCGATTCAGCTTCGAGGAAGTTGCCTATCTGCTCTTGATGGGCGAGCTACCTACGCAAGAGCAGCTCGACCGCTTCGTCTCGGTGATCGACAGTCAGCGCGAGCTGCCCGACGGATTCACCGCTTCGCTCATCATGCGCAATACGCCGCCTGACATCATGAACATTCTTTCCCGCTCCATCCTTTTGCTGTATGCGTTCGACGAGGATGCCGAAGATCGTTCGCCGCAGCATGAAATCCATACGGCTATCTCGCTCATCTCGCGTCTGCCACGCATCATGGTGCTCGCATACTACGCGCAGCGTGCGAAATATTACAACGAATCGATGATCATGCACCGCTTCGTTCCCGGCCAATCCACTGCCGAAACCATCCTCTCGATGCTTCGTCCCGACCGCTCGTTTACACCCGACGAGGCGCGCATGCTCGACATCATGTTGTGCTTGCATGCCGAGCATGGCGGCGGTAACAACTCCACCTTCACCACGCGCGTCATCACGTCCGCCGACACCGATGCCTACTCCACCTATGCGGCCGCCATCGGATCGCTCAAGGGCTGGAAGCACGGCGGAGCGAACCATCAAGTGCTCGCCATGCAGAAGGAGATCAAGGAGCACGTGGCCGATTGGTCGGATGACGGACAGGTTGCCGACTACCTCGCGAAAATCGTCAACAAAGAGGCGTTCGACAAGACGGGCCTCGTGTACGGTATGGGCCATGCGGTGTACACCATCTCCGATCCGCGTGCGATCATCTGCAAGAAGTTCGCCGAGCGTTTGGCCGAAGGCACCGAGTTCGAGGCGGAGTTCAATCTGCTCAAGAGCATCGAGCGCTTGGCGCCTGAGGTCATTTTGAAGGAGAAGGGCACGAGCAAGGATATGTGTGCGAACGTGGATATGTATTCCGGGTTCGTGTACTCGATGATGGGCATCCCTGAAGATCTGTTCACGCCGCTGTTCGCCTGCGCCCGCATGTCGGGTTGGGCGGCGCATCGGTTCGAAGAGATCGTGTCGGGCAAGCGCATCATCCGCCCTGCGTACAAGACCACGCACTCCGGCAAGCGCGCGTACAAGGTGATCGGGGAGCGGTAA
- a CDS encoding IS1249 family transposase — MAAKRCPVCGGKMKGHGKTAKGTKRWQCVSCAATTTHKVNTTAKKLKGFLAWLLSPSRQADMPGAGRSFRRSSERFWRIWPVAPVCDEMHHVVHVDGIWLGRKAVVLIACTKDCVVGWHLARSEHSQAWAALMARIAPPDVVVSDGGSGFEKARRAVWPTTRVQRCTFHAFEQVKRCTTTRPKLQAGAELYGIAKDLLHVESPNEAAEWLAAFAGWCNKWDAFLKEKAVIDGRVQFKHERLRKARRSLEKLARAGTLFTYLDEKLLEGGAVPATNNRIEGGVNAQLREMLRRHRGMRLERRIKAISWWCYLHTERPLPAAAILQTMPTDESIAALYREAENAKESEVAVARWGRAVAWSDLHTSGTWRSDWD; from the coding sequence ATGGCTGCTAAACGATGCCCTGTGTGCGGGGGCAAGATGAAGGGTCACGGCAAGACGGCAAAAGGCACGAAGCGCTGGCAGTGCGTGTCGTGCGCCGCGACCACAACGCACAAGGTGAATACCACCGCGAAAAAGCTCAAGGGCTTTCTCGCCTGGCTGCTCTCACCGTCTCGTCAAGCCGATATGCCGGGGGCGGGGCGCTCTTTTAGGCGCTCATCGGAAAGATTTTGGCGTATATGGCCCGTCGCGCCGGTTTGCGACGAGATGCATCACGTCGTCCACGTTGACGGCATCTGGCTTGGGCGCAAGGCGGTCGTGCTCATCGCCTGCACGAAGGACTGCGTTGTGGGCTGGCATCTGGCGAGAAGCGAGCACTCGCAGGCATGGGCGGCTCTCATGGCGCGCATTGCCCCTCCCGATGTCGTGGTGAGCGACGGTGGCAGCGGCTTTGAGAAGGCAAGGCGCGCCGTATGGCCGACAACGCGCGTGCAGAGGTGCACCTTCCACGCATTCGAGCAAGTGAAGCGTTGCACGACGACAAGACCCAAGCTCCAGGCAGGAGCCGAGCTCTACGGGATAGCCAAAGACCTCCTTCATGTGGAAAGCCCCAATGAGGCAGCGGAGTGGCTGGCCGCCTTCGCGGGCTGGTGCAACAAGTGGGACGCCTTCCTCAAGGAGAAGGCGGTCATCGACGGCAGGGTGCAGTTCAAGCACGAGCGGCTGAGAAAGGCGCGCCGCAGCCTCGAAAAGCTTGCCCGCGCCGGCACGTTGTTTACCTACCTCGATGAGAAGCTGCTGGAAGGCGGAGCTGTTCCCGCCACGAACAATCGGATAGAAGGCGGCGTGAACGCCCAGCTGCGCGAAATGCTCAGGCGCCATCGGGGTATGAGGCTAGAGCGACGCATCAAAGCGATATCGTGGTGGTGCTACTTGCATACCGAGCGCCCGCTTCCCGCAGCCGCCATATTGCAGACGATGCCCACCGACGAAAGCATAGCAGCGCTTTACCGAGAAGCGGAAAACGCCAAAGAAAGCGAAGTCGCTGTAGCCAGATGGGGTCGCGCAGTCGCTTGGAGCGATTTGCATACGAGCGGTACTTGGAGAAGTGACTGGGATTAG
- a CDS encoding ATP-binding protein — protein sequence MKKHRLHYHLALPVTAIIVVLLLVNIALSSSLQRKQAEDTMRDQAYILSQNMSAIWDFISVNQSRINYDRDGVYNQKGLYCSKAGLSVGALFSKRTDYVISYAALNPRSEQNRADGFETEALAAFANDPSIEEYTAFGEMQGEEGRYFRYAAPLRMDDTCESCHGGVAGEIDETGYPKEGFVDGDLVGIISIATPTRQFEQNYFDNALLQGVFLVVLSAGCILASYWFIQKYVSKPLGRLERAIERYGTDQSYEQLNADAIGAKGEINSLVSFFNDASKKLEAVHLGLESEVSRRTLDLESANMLLVSQAEELEALNGRLKADNRYKSHYFTMMSHELKTPLTAIIAYANILREANASGDDLDADAIEAIACNSRDLLRLIENILESAKLEAGRASLEMQVVDTDEVFYHLESSLASLAAERNLTLSFFRSKQMPLFLADSIKLSHILENLISNAIKHTPGNGCVVIEAYHHKKDETIRFRVIDNGTGIPEEEQRTIFEEFVQASDHMDKPTSGSGLGLALAKEYAELHGGSIHVKSTVGEGSFFTVILPYIAVVSEEEGEGDA from the coding sequence TTGAAGAAACACAGACTTCATTACCATTTGGCGCTACCGGTTACAGCAATCATCGTAGTATTGCTGCTGGTGAACATCGCACTCAGCTCGTCTCTTCAGCGAAAACAGGCCGAAGACACCATGCGGGATCAGGCCTATATTCTCTCTCAGAACATGAGTGCCATCTGGGATTTCATCTCAGTCAATCAGAGCAGGATCAACTATGACAGGGATGGCGTCTACAACCAGAAAGGGCTCTATTGCTCCAAAGCGGGCTTGTCCGTCGGCGCGCTGTTCTCAAAACGCACCGATTACGTCATCAGCTATGCTGCACTGAATCCGAGAAGCGAACAGAACCGCGCCGACGGCTTCGAGACAGAGGCGCTCGCTGCCTTTGCAAACGATCCGAGCATCGAAGAGTATACGGCTTTCGGGGAAATGCAAGGCGAGGAGGGCCGCTATTTCCGATACGCCGCCCCATTGCGTATGGATGATACCTGCGAGAGCTGCCATGGAGGCGTTGCCGGTGAAATCGACGAGACGGGATATCCGAAAGAAGGCTTCGTCGACGGGGATCTCGTTGGCATCATCAGCATCGCCACGCCTACGAGGCAGTTCGAGCAAAACTACTTCGACAATGCACTGTTGCAGGGTGTGTTTCTCGTGGTGCTGTCGGCAGGATGCATACTCGCAAGCTACTGGTTCATCCAGAAATACGTATCGAAGCCATTAGGCAGGCTGGAGCGCGCAATCGAGCGATACGGCACCGATCAGTCGTATGAGCAGCTCAACGCCGATGCAATCGGTGCCAAGGGGGAAATAAACAGCTTGGTCTCCTTCTTCAACGACGCCTCGAAGAAGCTCGAGGCTGTTCATCTAGGGCTCGAATCAGAGGTCTCGAGGAGAACCCTCGATTTGGAATCCGCAAACATGCTACTGGTCTCGCAGGCCGAGGAGCTGGAGGCTCTGAACGGGCGTCTGAAGGCGGACAACCGATACAAATCGCATTACTTCACCATGATGAGCCATGAACTCAAGACGCCCCTTACGGCGATCATCGCGTATGCGAATATTCTTCGCGAGGCGAATGCTTCGGGAGATGACCTTGATGCGGATGCGATAGAAGCCATCGCCTGTAACTCACGTGACCTGCTAAGGCTTATCGAGAATATTTTGGAATCAGCGAAGCTCGAGGCGGGCAGGGCTTCGCTCGAAATGCAAGTAGTTGATACCGATGAGGTGTTCTATCATCTGGAATCCTCTTTGGCATCATTAGCTGCGGAGCGCAATCTTACTCTATCGTTCTTCAGATCGAAGCAAATGCCGTTGTTTCTTGCGGATTCGATCAAGCTATCCCATATCTTGGAAAACCTGATCAGCAACGCCATCAAGCATACGCCCGGCAATGGCTGCGTCGTCATCGAAGCGTATCACCACAAGAAGGACGAAACCATACGATTCCGCGTTATCGATAATGGAACGGGCATACCGGAAGAGGAACAGCGCACAATCTTCGAGGAGTTCGTGCAGGCAAGCGATCATATGGACAAACCTACAAGCGGAAGTGGCCTAGGGCTTGCTTTGGCAAAGGAATACGCAGAGCTGCATGGCGGCTCCATCCATGTAAAGAGCACGGTCGGTGAAGGAAGCTTCTTCACGGTCATCCTTCCCTATATCGCTGTGGTATCCGAGGAGGAAGGGGAAGGCGATGCCTAG